One window of the Streptomyces asoensis genome contains the following:
- a CDS encoding AfsR/SARP family transcriptional regulator, with protein sequence MDDRVGHRDPRVPEQRRPGSPEEPATLRFDVLGPVRARRGDERLATGSPQQRALLAALLLREGRTATAAELIDALWGEEPPSQALAAVRTYASRLRKVLDPGVLVSESGGYAVRGLAEGALDLAVAQEWAAEAEKARTAGDLSHAREVLNRTLGLWDGEALAGVPGPYAEAQRVRLEEWRLGLLESRLDMDLEQGCHAEAVSELTALTAAYPLRERLRELLMLALYRSGRQAEALAVYADTRRLLAEELGVDPRAGLRRLQRRILQADPELAEPSAPAAQPAVVRVRPAQLPATVPDFTGRSAFVRELSEVLARAGDGTGGGGRVMAVSALAGIGGVGKTTLAVHVAHQARPAFPDGQLYVDLQGAGPRSAEPETVLGSFLRALGTADSAIPDSLAERAALYRSVLDGRRVLVLLDNAKDAAQIRPLLPGTEGCAALVTSRVRMVDLAGAHLVDLDVMSPEEALALFTRIVGEERVAAERKAALDVVAACGFLPLAIRIAASRLAARRTWTVSVLAAKLADERRRLDELQAGDLAVKATFELGYGALEPAQARAFRLLGLADGPDTSLAAAAAVLDLPVEDTEDLLESLVDTSLLESAAPGRYRFHDLVRLYARACADRDEPPGERDAALSRLLDFYLATAAGVYAIERPGDRTVVHLEPTSYRGLSFGERTQALDWLFAEAQCLLACARQQQTGSGLRRAVDLLWAAKDLAESGANAKQYEWAATALRDAAQDAADVRAESRARTALSNVHLAAGRYAEADEEARRAIELATAADDATPVSWAATDRGIIALNQGRYEEAERLLTTARDGYRADGNRPGEASALCNLAQLHQRMNRADSAVSLAQQGVDIFQQLGLSLRLANGRYSLGVALTRAGRLPEGLAQLTDAMLIFASNRQRLWEGTTHLRIAQLHLAAQRPAQAAQHAEQSLAIGVIGGDLIRGSVLNTLGKSLRALGQSDRARACWHEALLLLENAGAPEAAEVRRLLAPLDAS encoded by the coding sequence ATGGACGACCGGGTAGGACACCGCGACCCGCGTGTGCCGGAGCAGAGACGTCCCGGCTCCCCCGAGGAGCCGGCGACGCTGCGCTTCGACGTGCTCGGCCCGGTGCGCGCACGTCGCGGCGACGAGCGGCTGGCCACCGGTTCGCCGCAACAACGCGCCCTGCTGGCCGCCCTGTTGCTGCGTGAGGGCCGTACGGCGACGGCCGCCGAGCTGATCGACGCGCTGTGGGGCGAGGAGCCTCCGTCGCAGGCGCTCGCGGCGGTACGGACCTACGCCTCCCGGCTGCGCAAGGTGCTCGACCCGGGCGTCCTGGTGAGCGAGTCGGGCGGCTACGCGGTGCGCGGCCTGGCCGAGGGCGCGCTGGACCTGGCGGTGGCGCAGGAGTGGGCGGCGGAGGCGGAGAAGGCACGGACCGCCGGGGACCTGTCCCACGCCCGCGAGGTACTGAACCGGACGCTGGGGCTGTGGGACGGGGAAGCCCTGGCCGGCGTCCCCGGTCCGTACGCGGAGGCGCAGCGCGTCCGGCTGGAGGAATGGCGGCTGGGACTGCTGGAGTCCCGGCTGGACATGGACCTGGAGCAGGGCTGCCACGCGGAGGCCGTCTCCGAACTCACCGCGCTCACCGCGGCGTACCCGTTGCGCGAGCGGCTGCGCGAACTGCTGATGCTGGCGCTGTACCGCAGCGGCCGGCAGGCGGAGGCGCTCGCCGTGTACGCGGACACCCGGCGGCTGCTGGCGGAGGAGCTCGGGGTGGATCCGCGGGCCGGACTGCGGCGGTTGCAGCGCCGTATCCTCCAGGCCGACCCGGAGCTGGCGGAGCCGTCGGCGCCGGCGGCCCAACCGGCGGTGGTGCGGGTGCGGCCCGCGCAACTCCCGGCCACCGTGCCCGACTTCACCGGCCGCTCCGCCTTCGTACGGGAACTGAGCGAGGTGCTCGCGCGAGCCGGGGACGGCACGGGCGGGGGCGGCCGGGTGATGGCGGTGTCCGCGCTCGCGGGCATCGGGGGCGTGGGCAAGACGACCCTCGCCGTGCACGTGGCCCACCAGGCCCGTCCGGCCTTCCCCGACGGGCAGTTGTACGTCGATCTCCAGGGCGCGGGGCCGCGGTCGGCGGAGCCGGAGACGGTCCTCGGGTCGTTCCTGCGGGCCCTGGGCACGGCGGACTCGGCGATCCCCGACTCCCTGGCGGAGCGGGCGGCGCTGTACCGCTCGGTGCTGGACGGCCGCCGGGTGCTGGTGCTGCTGGACAACGCGAAGGACGCGGCCCAGATACGCCCGCTGCTGCCGGGCACGGAGGGCTGCGCGGCGCTGGTCACCTCGCGGGTGCGGATGGTGGACCTGGCCGGAGCGCATCTCGTCGACCTGGACGTGATGTCCCCCGAGGAGGCCCTCGCCCTCTTCACCCGGATCGTCGGCGAGGAGCGGGTGGCGGCGGAGCGGAAGGCCGCGCTGGACGTGGTGGCCGCGTGCGGTTTCCTGCCGCTGGCGATCCGTATCGCGGCCTCCCGGCTGGCCGCCCGCCGCACCTGGACGGTCTCCGTCCTCGCCGCCAAGCTGGCGGACGAACGGCGCCGACTGGACGAGCTCCAGGCGGGCGACCTGGCGGTGAAGGCGACCTTCGAACTCGGCTACGGCGCCCTGGAGCCCGCCCAGGCCCGCGCGTTCCGGCTGCTCGGCCTGGCGGACGGCCCCGACACCTCCCTGGCGGCGGCCGCGGCGGTCCTGGACCTGCCGGTGGAGGACACCGAGGACCTGCTGGAGTCCTTGGTGGACACCTCCCTGCTGGAATCGGCGGCCCCCGGCCGCTACCGGTTCCACGACCTGGTACGGCTCTACGCGCGTGCGTGCGCCGACCGCGACGAGCCGCCCGGAGAACGCGACGCGGCGCTGTCACGGTTGCTGGACTTCTATCTGGCGACGGCGGCGGGGGTCTACGCCATCGAACGGCCCGGCGACCGCACGGTCGTCCACCTGGAGCCCACCTCGTACCGGGGGTTGTCCTTCGGCGAGCGGACGCAGGCCCTCGACTGGCTCTTCGCGGAGGCGCAGTGCCTGCTGGCGTGCGCACGGCAGCAGCAGACGGGCAGCGGCCTGCGCCGTGCCGTCGATCTGCTCTGGGCCGCCAAGGACCTGGCGGAGTCGGGAGCGAACGCGAAGCAGTACGAGTGGGCGGCCACGGCCCTGCGGGACGCCGCGCAGGACGCCGCCGACGTCCGCGCGGAGAGCCGCGCCCGCACGGCGCTCTCCAACGTCCACCTGGCCGCCGGACGGTACGCCGAGGCGGACGAGGAGGCCCGGCGCGCGATCGAACTCGCCACGGCGGCGGACGACGCGACGCCGGTCAGCTGGGCGGCGACGGACCGGGGGATCATCGCGCTCAACCAGGGGCGGTACGAGGAGGCGGAGCGGCTCCTGACGACGGCCCGGGACGGGTATCGCGCCGACGGCAACCGCCCGGGTGAGGCCAGCGCGCTCTGCAACCTCGCTCAGCTGCACCAGCGCATGAACCGTGCCGACAGCGCGGTCTCGCTCGCGCAACAGGGCGTCGACATCTTCCAGCAGCTCGGTCTCAGCCTGCGCCTCGCGAACGGCCGCTACTCCCTGGGCGTGGCGCTCACCCGCGCCGGGCGCCTGCCGGAAGGTCTGGCCCAGCTCACGGACGCCATGCTGATCTTCGCCTCCAACCGGCAGCGGCTGTGGGAAGGCACGACGCATCTGCGCATCGCCCAGCTGCACCTGGCCGCCCAACGCCCCGCCCAGGCCGCTCAGCACGCGGAGCAGTCCCTCGCCATCGGGGTCATCGGGGGTGACCTGATCCGAGGCAGCGTCCTGAACACGCTGGGCAAGAGCCTGCGCGCGCTGGGTCAGTCGGACCGGGCGCGAGCCTGTTGGCACGAGGCCCTGCTCCTCCTGGAGAATGCGGGGGCGCCCGAGGCCGCCGAGGTGCGTCGACTGCTGGCCCCTCTGGACGCGTCATGA
- a CDS encoding sigma-like protein, with amino-acid sequence MSSTEKQSTDITTLENHSPVPPALKDTVTQKTTTQETTASTTSTDEEITTLENHSPVPPALDLDGK; translated from the coding sequence ATGAGCAGCACCGAGAAGCAGTCGACGGACATCACCACGCTGGAGAACCACTCGCCCGTGCCGCCGGCCCTCAAGGACACGGTGACGCAGAAGACCACGACGCAGGAGACCACCGCGTCCACCACGTCGACCGACGAAGAGATCACCACGCTCGAGAACCACTCGCCCGTCCCGCCCGCCCTGGACCTGGACGGCAAGTAG
- a CDS encoding FadD3 family acyl-CoA ligase: MRGDMEWGTIPGLVRWSAERYATTEAVVEGRTRISYAELGARVERSAAACLANGVRAGDRVAVWAPNSLDWMVAALGAVSAGAVLVPLNTRFKGTEAADVLRRSGTRLLFVTGTFLGTSYVASLRRAAAEGAGTGPLPGLPALEQVVVLSDDAPADFRTWKDFLASGEGIGTAEVRARADRVAGEWPSDIVFTSGTTGRPKGAVITHAQTLRAYEIWTDLAGLRQGDRYLIVNPFFHTFGYKAGVIACLMRGATMIPQPVFNVDTVLANVASERVSVLPGPPTLHQSLLDHASRDKHDLSALRLVVTGAAVVPLRLVERLRGELGVETVLTAYGLSEASGVVTMCRRGDDPTVIASTSGRAIPGTEVRVDAAPGRPGEVLVRGFNVMRGYYEDETATAEALTEDGWLRTGDVGVLDAAGNLRITDRLKDMFIVGGFNAYPAEIEQRLGLHPDVADVAVIGIPDPRLGEVGKAYVVRRPGAVSTADDLIAWARREMANYKVPRAVEFVTALPRNASGKVVKGELRSR; encoded by the coding sequence ATGCGTGGTGACATGGAGTGGGGGACGATCCCCGGCCTGGTCCGCTGGTCCGCCGAGCGGTACGCGACGACCGAGGCGGTGGTGGAGGGCCGTACCCGGATCTCGTACGCCGAGCTCGGCGCCCGCGTCGAACGGTCGGCGGCGGCCTGTCTGGCGAACGGGGTGCGGGCGGGCGACCGCGTGGCCGTCTGGGCCCCGAACTCCCTGGACTGGATGGTGGCGGCGCTCGGCGCGGTGAGCGCGGGAGCGGTGCTCGTGCCGCTGAACACCCGCTTCAAGGGCACGGAGGCGGCGGACGTGCTGCGCCGCAGCGGGACGCGTCTGCTGTTCGTGACGGGCACCTTCCTGGGCACGTCGTACGTGGCGTCGCTGCGGCGGGCGGCGGCCGAGGGCGCCGGGACCGGCCCGCTGCCGGGGCTCCCCGCGCTGGAGCAGGTGGTGGTGCTCTCGGACGACGCCCCGGCGGACTTCCGGACCTGGAAGGACTTCCTGGCGAGCGGGGAGGGCATCGGGACGGCGGAGGTCCGGGCGCGAGCGGACCGGGTGGCGGGGGAGTGGCCGTCGGACATCGTCTTCACCTCGGGCACGACGGGCCGCCCCAAGGGGGCGGTGATCACCCACGCGCAGACGCTGCGGGCGTACGAGATCTGGACCGACCTGGCGGGGCTGCGACAGGGCGACCGCTACCTGATCGTGAACCCCTTCTTCCACACCTTCGGCTACAAGGCGGGCGTGATCGCCTGTCTGATGCGGGGCGCGACGATGATCCCCCAGCCGGTGTTCAACGTGGACACGGTCCTCGCGAACGTGGCGTCGGAACGGGTGTCGGTCCTCCCCGGCCCGCCGACCCTCCACCAGTCGCTCCTGGACCACGCGTCCCGGGACAAGCACGACCTGTCGGCGCTGAGGCTGGTGGTCACGGGCGCGGCCGTGGTGCCGCTGCGGCTCGTCGAGCGCCTGCGGGGCGAACTGGGCGTGGAGACGGTCCTGACGGCGTACGGCCTCTCGGAGGCGAGCGGTGTCGTCACCATGTGCCGCCGCGGGGACGACCCCACGGTCATCGCCTCGACGTCGGGCCGCGCGATCCCCGGCACCGAGGTGCGGGTGGACGCGGCGCCGGGCCGGCCCGGGGAGGTGCTGGTCCGGGGCTTCAACGTGATGCGCGGCTACTACGAGGACGAGACGGCGACGGCGGAGGCCCTGACGGAGGACGGCTGGCTGCGCACCGGCGACGTGGGCGTCCTGGACGCGGCCGGCAACCTCCGGATCACCGACCGCCTGAAGGACATGTTCATCGTCGGCGGCTTCAACGCCTACCCGGCGGAGATAGAGCAGCGCCTCGGCCTGCACCCGGACGTGGCCGACGTGGCCGTGATCGGCATCCCGGATCCCCGCCTGGGCGAGGTGGGCAAGGCGTACGTGGTCCGGCGGCCGGGCGCGGTCTCCACGGCCGACGACCTGATCGCCTGGGCCCGGCGGGAGATGGCCAACTACAAGGTGCCGAGGGCGGTGGAGTTCGTGACCGCCCTGCCCCGCAACGCGAGCGGCAAGGTGGTGAAGGGCGAGCTGCGGTCCCGCTGA
- a CDS encoding lipid-transfer protein, whose translation MPAVTGIKDATAIVGIGQTSFAKHLPEDERTLACRAVLAALDDAGIAPGEVDALASYTMEETDEVELAKAVGFGDLTFFSKIGFGGGGSCATVAHLAAAIAAGQATVGVAWRSRKRGSGPRPWTNTAVQLPTPAQWTRPFGLLRPADEIAMLARRYLHEYGATRDHLFNVALACRNRANQNPAAVMYERPLTREMYMSSRWISEPLCLYDNCLETDGALACVIVSSERARDCRRAPVYVHSAAQGLPAQHHGMVNYWNDDPLTGPAWAAARHLWKHADITPSDVDVAQIYDAFTPLVPLSLEGYGFCGRGEGGAFTEGGALETGGRLPLNTGGGGLSEAYVHGFNLINEGVKQLRGTSTAQVPGAATCLVTAGEGVPTSALLLRN comes from the coding sequence ATGCCCGCAGTGACCGGAATCAAGGACGCCACGGCCATCGTCGGCATCGGGCAGACGTCCTTCGCCAAGCACCTCCCCGAGGATGAGCGGACCCTCGCCTGCCGGGCCGTCCTCGCCGCCCTCGACGACGCCGGGATCGCCCCCGGCGAGGTCGACGCGCTCGCCTCCTACACCATGGAGGAGACGGACGAGGTCGAGCTCGCGAAGGCCGTCGGGTTCGGGGACCTGACCTTCTTCAGCAAGATCGGGTTCGGCGGCGGCGGTTCCTGCGCCACCGTCGCCCACCTCGCCGCCGCCATCGCCGCCGGGCAGGCCACGGTGGGCGTCGCCTGGCGGTCGCGGAAAAGGGGCTCCGGGCCGCGTCCGTGGACCAACACGGCCGTCCAGCTCCCCACCCCGGCCCAGTGGACCCGGCCCTTCGGGCTGCTGCGGCCCGCCGACGAGATAGCCATGCTCGCCCGCCGCTATCTGCACGAGTACGGCGCCACCCGCGACCACCTCTTCAACGTCGCGCTCGCCTGCCGCAACCGCGCCAACCAGAACCCGGCCGCCGTGATGTACGAACGGCCCCTCACCCGCGAGATGTACATGTCGTCCCGGTGGATCAGCGAGCCCCTGTGCCTGTACGACAACTGCCTGGAGACGGACGGGGCGTTGGCGTGCGTGATCGTGAGCAGCGAGCGGGCCCGGGACTGCCGCCGGGCACCCGTCTACGTCCACTCCGCCGCCCAGGGCCTGCCCGCCCAGCACCACGGCATGGTCAACTACTGGAACGACGATCCGCTCACCGGCCCCGCCTGGGCAGCCGCCCGGCACCTGTGGAAACACGCCGACATCACCCCGTCCGACGTCGACGTCGCGCAGATCTACGACGCCTTCACGCCCCTCGTCCCGCTCTCCCTGGAGGGGTACGGGTTCTGCGGCCGGGGAGAGGGCGGGGCGTTCACCGAGGGAGGGGCCCTGGAGACCGGCGGACGGCTGCCCCTCAACACCGGCGGGGGCGGGCTCAGCGAGGCCTACGTCCACGGCTTCAACCTCATCAACGAGGGCGTCAAGCAGCTGCGCGGGACCAGCACCGCCCAGGTGCCGGGCGCCGCGACCTGCCTCGTCACCGCCGGCGAGGGCGTCCCGACCTCCGCCCTGCTGCTCAGGAACTGA
- a CDS encoding Zn-ribbon domain-containing OB-fold protein produces MLTPVTDADGAPFWRYAAQGELRVQACTDCGEPRFPPRPCCPHCQSFASEWRRMSGRGRIWSYVVPHPPLLPDYAAQAPYNVILVELAEAPRIRMVGNLVSGPGAPLNSLSPDRVRIGARVQVVFDGDGLPQWVLERP; encoded by the coding sequence ATGCTCACCCCCGTCACCGACGCCGACGGCGCCCCCTTCTGGCGGTACGCCGCCCAGGGCGAACTCCGCGTCCAGGCCTGTACCGACTGCGGCGAACCCCGCTTCCCGCCCCGCCCCTGCTGCCCGCACTGCCAGTCCTTCGCGAGCGAGTGGCGGCGGATGTCGGGGCGCGGCCGGATCTGGTCCTACGTCGTCCCGCATCCGCCCCTGCTGCCCGACTACGCCGCCCAGGCCCCCTACAACGTGATCCTCGTCGAGCTGGCCGAGGCGCCCCGCATCCGGATGGTGGGGAACCTGGTGAGCGGACCGGGGGCGCCGCTCAACTCCCTCTCCCCCGACCGCGTCCGCATCGGCGCCCGCGTACAGGTCGTCTTCGACGGCGACGGGCTTCCGCAGTGGGTTCTGGAGCGGCCGTGA
- a CDS encoding enoyl-CoA hydratase/isomerase family protein, with product MSVRLDSDKDTGVAVVTLDRPARLNALDLEAVRELKDVWRELRFDDSVRAVVLTGAGQRAFCTGLDRDAVVPQPNSPYMQDDPLLTVGPKANDLWKPVVAAVEGMACGGAFYLLGECEFVVAGANAVFFDPHTTYGMVSAYESVLLAQRMPYGEVARMMLMGTAERISARRAFDVGLVSELTDTGGASAAAVACAAVVAGYPAAGVQGTVRALWAAKEAARAMGFAQAPHLISLGNLPSEEQAELFAARSAAEPRVR from the coding sequence GTGAGTGTGCGACTGGACAGCGACAAGGACACCGGCGTCGCCGTCGTCACCCTCGACCGGCCCGCCCGGCTGAACGCCCTCGACCTCGAGGCCGTCCGCGAACTGAAGGACGTCTGGCGGGAGTTGCGGTTCGACGACTCGGTACGGGCCGTCGTCCTCACCGGGGCCGGGCAGCGGGCGTTCTGCACCGGCCTCGACCGGGACGCCGTCGTGCCGCAGCCCAACTCCCCGTACATGCAGGACGATCCGCTGCTCACCGTCGGCCCGAAGGCGAACGACCTGTGGAAGCCGGTCGTCGCCGCCGTGGAGGGGATGGCCTGCGGGGGCGCCTTCTATCTGCTCGGGGAGTGCGAGTTCGTCGTCGCGGGCGCCAACGCCGTGTTCTTCGACCCGCACACCACGTACGGGATGGTCAGCGCGTACGAGTCGGTGCTCCTGGCACAGCGGATGCCGTACGGGGAGGTCGCGCGGATGATGCTGATGGGCACGGCGGAACGGATCTCCGCCCGGCGCGCCTTCGACGTCGGGCTGGTGTCCGAACTCACCGACACCGGCGGGGCGTCGGCCGCCGCCGTCGCCTGCGCCGCCGTCGTCGCCGGGTATCCCGCCGCCGGGGTCCAGGGCACCGTGCGGGCGCTGTGGGCGGCGAAGGAGGCGGCCCGCGCGATGGGCTTCGCCCAGGCGCCGCATCTCATCTCGCTGGGGAACCTGCCGAGCGAGGAACAGGCGGAGCTGTTCGCCGCCCGCTCGGCCGCCGAACCCCGGGTCCGCTGA
- a CDS encoding DUF433 domain-containing protein: MVDRFKDGLLTPTETASCLEIPQSTLTSWLKGKAAGAPLVHQVEPVRKGQPSVPFIAVAEAHVLRSLRSLGLRMSEIEEAAAAVRDAFDTPYGLVSKRIATDGVDIFVEHGLGDLRRARDGQAPIQEVVSSYLRYLNWDAGDDFPSSLRLRQYPDSVPVVIDPRFGQGLPVVAANRVSVKAITDLWEAGESVEDIAYDYAMTPEQVDALCQAVVRLAA, from the coding sequence ATGGTCGACAGGTTCAAGGACGGGCTCCTGACGCCCACCGAAACGGCCTCCTGCCTTGAGATTCCGCAGTCGACCCTCACCTCGTGGCTCAAGGGCAAGGCCGCCGGAGCGCCACTGGTCCACCAGGTCGAGCCGGTGCGGAAGGGGCAGCCCTCGGTGCCTTTCATCGCGGTGGCCGAGGCACACGTGCTCCGCTCCCTGCGTTCCCTAGGGCTCCGCATGAGTGAGATCGAGGAAGCCGCCGCCGCCGTACGGGACGCCTTCGACACCCCTTATGGCCTCGTGTCGAAACGCATCGCGACGGACGGTGTGGACATCTTCGTCGAACACGGTCTCGGAGATCTCCGCAGAGCCCGGGACGGCCAGGCCCCTATCCAGGAAGTGGTCTCCAGCTATCTCCGTTACCTGAACTGGGACGCTGGCGACGACTTTCCCTCCAGCCTGCGGCTGAGGCAGTACCCGGATTCCGTCCCCGTTGTGATCGACCCCAGGTTCGGCCAGGGACTTCCCGTGGTGGCGGCCAATCGCGTCTCGGTCAAGGCGATCACCGACCTGTGGGAGGCCGGAGAGAGCGTCGAGGACATCGCATACGACTACGCCATGACGCCAGAGCAGGTGGACGCCCTCTGCCAGGCAGTGGTGCGCCTTGCCGCTTGA
- a CDS encoding DUF397 domain-containing protein has product MEVADGFQAVVPVRDSKAPHGPALCFGAASWAAFIGELQAGRHRP; this is encoded by the coding sequence GTGGAGGTGGCCGACGGGTTCCAGGCCGTCGTCCCGGTCCGTGACAGCAAGGCCCCGCACGGTCCGGCGCTGTGCTTCGGAGCAGCCTCCTGGGCCGCGTTCATAGGCGAGTTGCAGGCCGGGCGCCACCGTCCCTGA
- a CDS encoding outer membrane protein assembly factor BamB family protein yields MVDQLTQHDPRRIGPFEVLGRLGAGGMGLVYLARSASGRRVAIKTVRTELAEDQLFRVRFTREVEAARAVSGFYTAAVVDADPRAAVPWLATAYVPAPSLEEIVNDCGPMPAQAVRWLAAGVAEALQSIHGAGLVHRDLKPSNVLVVEDGPRVIDFGIASGVSNTRLTMTNVAVGTPAYMSPEQAKDSRSVTGASDVFSLGSMLVFAATGHPPFHGANPVETVFMLLREGPDLEGLPDELRPLIESCMQMDATARPNPADLQAQLAPHLFGSGSDDSGTASAWLPEKAVTLIETRRGGRPAKPAPPSPRSGGGGGVGMARPAVPAVPPPPSHAPVVLSRPASVAVGAPDVGPVRLAGAAVPIGPGPRVADVRATAAVKAPVAEPGLVANWSRPRPGVNGADTTVPAPQSAPSETPAGWRPWRFRMSNDVWGTPSVAGDLVYVTSFEVHALDVATGRRRFKTRDVAWSMAVADGRVHASDGPTLFALDAREGGDLWRLSTDAWVYSLKADRGTVVTGTRGGGVQAWEASAGQKLWEITGCQTDFESPEAGPVLHEGTVYVWQDARLRALDARTGEERWSYPIGDTASCGGVPVRVTPAPDGYVYLSAGTRVLAVDVASGMVRWHFEAPAVFLSPPTFVPGPAVTGGGVYLADYLGTVYAIDATDGRDRWRIATEARASVDPVLVAAGHVHVGSGKGLYTLDAVTGTPKWRFQAGGDIVGAPAVAEGRIHFGSTDHLLYTLKADDGRLRWKLATGGEITGSPVVRDGVVYASSKDRCVYALDAEKGTGTARTA; encoded by the coding sequence GTGGTGGATCAGCTGACGCAGCACGATCCGCGGCGGATCGGGCCGTTCGAGGTGCTGGGACGGCTGGGGGCCGGCGGCATGGGGCTGGTCTATCTGGCCCGTTCGGCCTCGGGCCGGCGCGTGGCGATCAAGACGGTCCGGACCGAGCTCGCCGAGGACCAGCTCTTCCGGGTGCGTTTCACGCGCGAGGTGGAGGCGGCCCGGGCGGTCTCCGGGTTCTACACGGCCGCCGTCGTCGACGCCGATCCCCGCGCCGCCGTGCCCTGGCTGGCCACCGCTTACGTTCCCGCGCCCTCCCTCGAGGAAATAGTGAACGACTGCGGGCCGATGCCGGCCCAGGCGGTGCGCTGGCTGGCGGCGGGCGTCGCCGAGGCGCTCCAGTCGATCCACGGCGCGGGACTGGTCCACCGTGACCTCAAGCCGTCCAACGTGCTCGTCGTCGAGGACGGGCCCCGGGTGATCGACTTCGGTATCGCGTCCGGCGTCTCGAACACGCGTTTGACGATGACGAACGTGGCCGTCGGCACCCCCGCCTACATGTCCCCCGAGCAGGCGAAGGACTCGCGCAGCGTGACCGGCGCGAGCGATGTCTTCTCGCTCGGCTCGATGCTCGTCTTCGCCGCCACCGGTCACCCGCCCTTCCATGGCGCCAACCCGGTCGAGACGGTCTTCATGCTGCTGCGTGAGGGCCCGGACCTGGAGGGTCTGCCGGACGAGCTGCGCCCGCTCATCGAGTCCTGTATGCAGATGGACGCCACGGCCCGGCCCAACCCGGCCGACCTCCAGGCCCAGCTCGCCCCCCACCTCTTCGGCTCCGGCTCCGACGACAGCGGTACGGCGTCGGCGTGGCTGCCCGAGAAGGCGGTCACCCTCATCGAGACGCGCCGTGGCGGCCGTCCGGCGAAACCGGCGCCCCCGAGCCCCCGTAGCGGCGGCGGAGGCGGCGTGGGCATGGCGCGGCCCGCCGTACCGGCCGTACCGCCCCCGCCGTCCCACGCCCCCGTGGTCCTCTCCCGCCCGGCGTCCGTGGCCGTCGGCGCCCCCGACGTCGGTCCCGTCCGGCTGGCGGGCGCCGCCGTGCCGATCGGGCCGGGTCCGCGCGTCGCCGACGTCCGCGCGACGGCCGCCGTGAAGGCGCCGGTGGCCGAGCCCGGCCTGGTCGCCAACTGGTCCCGCCCGCGCCCCGGCGTCAACGGCGCCGACACGACCGTACCCGCCCCGCAGAGCGCGCCCTCGGAGACCCCGGCGGGCTGGCGGCCCTGGCGTTTCCGCATGTCGAACGATGTGTGGGGCACGCCGTCCGTCGCCGGGGACCTCGTCTACGTCACCTCTTTCGAGGTGCACGCCCTGGATGTGGCCACCGGTCGGCGTCGCTTCAAGACGCGGGACGTGGCCTGGTCCATGGCGGTCGCGGACGGCAGGGTGCACGCCTCCGACGGCCCCACCCTGTTCGCCCTGGACGCCCGCGAGGGCGGCGACCTGTGGCGGCTGTCGACGGACGCCTGGGTGTACTCGCTCAAGGCCGACCGGGGCACGGTCGTCACCGGCACGCGCGGCGGCGGCGTCCAGGCCTGGGAGGCCTCGGCCGGGCAGAAGCTCTGGGAGATCACCGGCTGCCAGACCGACTTCGAGTCCCCGGAAGCCGGCCCGGTCCTGCACGAGGGCACGGTCTATGTCTGGCAGGACGCCCGGCTCAGAGCCCTGGACGCCCGCACGGGCGAGGAACGCTGGTCGTACCCCATCGGCGACACGGCCTCCTGCGGCGGTGTCCCGGTCCGCGTCACCCCCGCCCCCGACGGCTATGTCTACCTCTCCGCCGGCACCCGGGTCCTCGCCGTCGACGTCGCGAGCGGCATGGTGCGCTGGCACTTCGAGGCCCCGGCGGTGTTCCTGTCCCCGCCGACCTTCGTGCCCGGCCCGGCGGTGACCGGCGGTGGCGTCTACCTCGCCGACTACCTCGGCACCGTGTACGCCATCGACGCCACCGACGGCCGCGACCGCTGGCGCATCGCCACCGAGGCCCGGGCGTCCGTCGACCCGGTGCTGGTGGCCGCCGGCCATGTCCACGTCGGCAGCGGCAAGGGGCTCTACACCCTGGACGCGGTCACCGGCACGCCCAAGTGGCGCTTCCAGGCGGGCGGCGACATCGTGGGCGCCCCGGCGGTCGCGGAGGGCCGTATCCACTTCGGCTCCACGGACCACCTGCTGTACACCCTGAAGGCCGACGACGGCCGGCTGCGCTGGAAGCTGGCGACCGGCGGCGAGATCACCGGCTCCCCCGTGGTCCGCGACGGCGTCGTGTACGCGTCCAGCAAGGACCGCTGCGTGTACGCGCTGGACGCGGAGAAGGGCACGGGCACGGCGAGAACGGCCTGA